In the Trinickia acidisoli genome, TGCGGCCGTGCCTCACTCGGATGCGTATCCGCGTGTGTCGGAAGCGACTGCGCTCTCGCTGATCGAGCGTGGCGTGCGCGCTTCGGTGGTGCGGTTGCCGCCGTCCGTGCATGGCGATGGCGATCATGCTTTCGTGCCGCGGTTGATTGCCGTCGCGCGGGAAAAGGGTGTGGCGGCGTATGTCGGGGATGGGGCCAATCACTGGCCTGCAGTGCATCGGTTGGACGCGGCGCGAGCCTATCGGCTGGCGTTGGAGCGTGGCGTCGGCGGCGTGCGGTATCACGTCGTGGCGGAAGAGGGCGTGCGGCTCAAGGATATTGCCGAAGTGATTGCGCGGCGGTTGAACGTGCCGTTGGTGTCGAAATCGCCGGAGCAGGCGATGGCGTATTTCGGCTGGATGGGTGCATTTACGGCGATGGATGTAACCGCGACGAGCCAGTGGACGCGCGAGGCGTTGGGATGGCAGCCGGAGCGGGTCGGATTGATCGAGGATCTCGAGAAGGGGACGTACTTCAAAGGGTAAACGTGGGGTGCCCAAGATCGATCGCCGTTATCGGACGGCAGATGATTCGTTCTCCTAAATAATTCCGTCGAATGCCTCGCCGGCGGAGGCGCAGCGCTCGCGGTGCTGCACTCGATGGCCTGCTCGCTCATGCCCGGCGATAGCGGGCCGTCACTTTTTCCGGACACACACGACCGAAGAATTGCGGTTTTTCGCACAACGTGCGCGTTGCCTCG is a window encoding:
- a CDS encoding SDR family oxidoreductase yields the protein MRVFVTGASGFVGSAVVAELIAAGHHVVGLVRSEAGAAAVEAAGAEVLRGSLEDIESLRKGTVNADGVVHTAFNHDFTRFAENCELDRRAIAAIGDALAGSERPLLVTSGLASVAKGRAATEDDAAVPHSDAYPRVSEATALSLIERGVRASVVRLPPSVHGDGDHAFVPRLIAVAREKGVAAYVGDGANHWPAVHRLDAARAYRLALERGVGGVRYHVVAEEGVRLKDIAEVIARRLNVPLVSKSPEQAMAYFGWMGAFTAMDVTATSQWTREALGWQPERVGLIEDLEKGTYFKG